The following coding sequences are from one Brooklawnia cerclae window:
- the hrpA gene encoding ATP-dependent RNA helicase HrpA yields MSDPAPNILTSPAPRVSYDPALPISAHVDEIAGLLRDHQVIVVAGETGSGKTTQLPKICLQIGREHIGHTQPRRIAARSVAERLASELDVQLGDLVGYQVRFTRQAGRDTRIKVMTDGILLAEITRDRELRHYDTIIIDEAHERSLNIDFLLGYLKQLLPRRRDLRVIITSATIDTARFSEHFGDAPVVEVSGRTFPVEVRYRPLDEPDRPEVEPLEQAEGIVRAVRELSAEGPGDILVFCSGDREIRDADTALTNARLDGTEVLPLHSRLSSNEQHRVFSPHAGRRIILSTNIAETSVTVPGIRYVVDAGTARISRYSARTKVQRLPIEPISRASANQRAGRCGRVAPGICVRLYSQEDYESRPEFTEPEILRTNLASVILQMARADLGDITDFPFVEAPDAGQIGDGIRLLDELGALKPRAGGARGAGGARRGSEVPGGSVVRLTRVGRALADLPIDPRLGRMLIEASGRDALREVLVVVSFLAIPDVRERPAEHRDEADRLHARFFSDDGLEDAGRESSDAGGAARPFDELKDRRQGNLQDSRQGNLQDGRQGNLQDAGGPGEPLRHTAHTSGALRAQMLAGKRRGGNKSRTNSGSAGKISSAGTDSVRGDPGGDIMAIVRLWRYLETRRRELSGNQFRRMCRDEYLNYLRVREWQDLHIQLKQVCKDLDMHRNGREAPTEQVLTSVLSGLLSHVGLQLPPPAREPGAKGRRRRPVTEYAGARGARFAIQPGSALARRDPQLVMAVELVETSRLWARTVAAVEPEWVEQVGAHLLKRSYSEPHWSSSSASVVAYEKVTLLGVPIIADRAVGYASVDAAVARQIFIRSGLVEGQWHPSDTHADHGFLAHNAAVLRDAEDASDRIRRRGMVVDDQDVYDFYDLRLPSSVVSGATFDDWWRGQPDPTALEFSLDMLTDSDELDDALAGFPERWPIAGLNLPVSYVFEPGHERDGVAVRVPLAQLNQLEPEPFSWQVPGLRLELATELVRALPKQVRTNFVPAPDHARNALTWLEDHSPDHERRFCDELGRALRALTGVVVDADQWRPDLVPAHLRVGFEVTSPGKPSRYGRDLAALRQELSQQVSRTITRAAPKAVEATSWTFGTIEPQVQIRRSGITAVGYPALKDLGRAVTVVMATTPEQQAASHRLGVRRLLVLVNPDPTRWTVSHLSNAEKLVLPTGPYPSVPSLLADARLKAVDQCARRVTDPASVRDEAAFERLALAVRQEQADQMRRVVTTAASVLELAREVRAKAARVPSIGAEVLGQLDNLVFDGFISYIRDPWYDHLPRYLKAMIARLDLAAANPAREAQLIAPIDEVSDEYDDLVGALPPGRMPDAVDDVGFWIEELRVQAFAQTLGTSLTVSPKRIRKAIAALP; encoded by the coding sequence ATGAGTGATCCTGCGCCCAACATCCTGACGTCCCCCGCGCCGCGGGTCTCCTACGACCCCGCACTGCCGATCAGCGCCCACGTCGACGAGATCGCCGGCCTGCTGCGTGATCACCAGGTGATCGTGGTCGCCGGCGAGACGGGGTCGGGCAAGACCACACAGCTGCCGAAGATCTGTCTGCAGATCGGGCGCGAGCACATCGGCCACACCCAGCCGCGCCGGATCGCGGCGCGGAGCGTGGCCGAACGCCTCGCCTCCGAGCTCGACGTCCAGCTGGGCGACCTCGTCGGCTACCAGGTGCGGTTCACGCGCCAGGCCGGACGGGACACGCGGATCAAGGTCATGACCGACGGCATCCTGCTGGCCGAGATCACCCGCGACCGCGAGCTGCGGCACTACGACACGATCATCATCGACGAGGCACACGAACGTAGCCTCAACATCGACTTCCTGCTGGGTTACCTGAAGCAGTTGCTGCCCCGGCGCCGCGACCTGAGAGTCATCATCACCTCGGCGACGATCGACACCGCGCGGTTCAGTGAGCACTTCGGGGACGCACCCGTCGTGGAGGTGTCGGGGCGCACCTTCCCCGTGGAGGTGCGCTACCGGCCGCTGGACGAGCCCGACCGGCCCGAGGTCGAGCCGCTGGAGCAGGCCGAGGGCATCGTCCGTGCCGTCAGGGAACTGTCGGCGGAAGGGCCCGGCGACATCCTGGTCTTCTGCTCCGGCGATCGTGAGATCCGGGACGCGGACACGGCGCTGACCAATGCCCGCCTCGACGGCACCGAGGTGCTTCCGCTGCATTCGCGCTTGTCGTCGAACGAGCAGCATCGGGTGTTCAGCCCTCATGCCGGACGCCGGATCATCCTGTCCACCAACATCGCCGAGACGTCGGTCACCGTGCCGGGCATCCGCTACGTGGTGGACGCGGGCACGGCGCGCATCTCGCGCTACTCCGCCCGCACCAAGGTGCAGCGATTGCCGATCGAGCCGATCAGCCGCGCGTCGGCGAATCAGCGGGCGGGCCGTTGCGGTCGCGTGGCCCCCGGCATTTGTGTGCGGCTGTACTCCCAGGAGGACTACGAGTCGCGGCCGGAGTTCACCGAGCCCGAGATCCTGCGGACGAACCTGGCGTCGGTGATCTTGCAGATGGCTCGCGCCGACTTGGGCGACATCACCGATTTCCCGTTCGTCGAGGCCCCGGACGCCGGCCAGATCGGCGACGGCATCAGGCTGCTGGACGAACTCGGCGCCCTGAAGCCGCGTGCCGGTGGGGCGCGAGGCGCTGGCGGTGCTCGGCGGGGCTCGGAGGTCCCGGGCGGTTCGGTCGTCCGGCTCACCCGTGTGGGACGTGCGCTGGCCGATCTCCCGATCGACCCGAGGCTGGGGCGGATGCTCATCGAGGCGTCCGGACGGGATGCACTGCGCGAGGTGCTGGTCGTCGTCTCGTTCCTCGCCATCCCCGACGTGCGGGAGCGACCCGCCGAACACCGGGACGAGGCCGATCGGCTGCATGCGAGGTTCTTCTCCGACGACGGCCTGGAGGACGCCGGCCGGGAGTCTTCGGATGCGGGTGGGGCGGCCCGTCCTTTCGACGAGCTCAAGGACCGTCGGCAGGGCAATCTCCAGGACAGTCGACAGGGCAATCTTCAGGACGGTCGACAGGGGAATCTCCAGGATGCGGGTGGGCCGGGGGAGCCCCTGCGTCACACCGCGCACACCTCGGGCGCGCTGCGTGCCCAGATGCTGGCGGGCAAACGCCGAGGCGGGAACAAGTCGCGGACGAATTCAGGTTCCGCGGGCAAGATCTCGTCCGCGGGAACGGATTCGGTCCGCGGCGACCCGGGTGGGGACATCATGGCCATCGTCCGGCTCTGGCGTTACCTGGAGACGCGCCGCCGGGAGCTGTCGGGCAACCAGTTCCGCCGGATGTGCCGGGACGAGTACCTCAACTACCTGCGGGTCAGGGAGTGGCAAGACCTGCACATCCAGCTCAAGCAGGTGTGCAAGGACCTCGACATGCACCGCAACGGTCGCGAGGCGCCCACCGAACAGGTGCTCACCTCCGTGTTGTCGGGGCTCTTGTCGCACGTCGGTCTCCAACTCCCGCCGCCGGCCCGCGAGCCGGGTGCGAAGGGACGGCGCCGTCGTCCCGTGACCGAGTACGCGGGAGCCAGGGGAGCGCGGTTCGCGATCCAACCCGGATCGGCGCTGGCCCGTCGCGACCCGCAACTGGTGATGGCGGTGGAACTGGTCGAGACGTCGCGGCTGTGGGCCCGCACGGTGGCGGCCGTCGAGCCCGAGTGGGTCGAGCAGGTGGGCGCCCACCTGCTGAAGCGCAGCTATTCCGAGCCGCACTGGTCGTCCAGCTCGGCCAGCGTGGTTGCCTACGAGAAGGTGACCTTGCTGGGCGTGCCCATCATCGCCGACCGGGCCGTGGGCTACGCGTCGGTCGACGCGGCGGTGGCCCGTCAGATCTTCATCCGTTCCGGGTTGGTCGAGGGGCAGTGGCATCCCTCCGACACGCACGCCGATCACGGCTTCCTGGCCCACAACGCGGCCGTGCTGCGCGACGCGGAGGACGCGTCCGACCGCATCCGGAGGCGTGGAATGGTGGTGGACGATCAGGACGTCTACGACTTCTACGACCTGCGGTTGCCGTCGTCGGTGGTGTCGGGCGCGACGTTCGACGACTGGTGGCGGGGTCAGCCCGACCCCACAGCGCTCGAGTTCTCGCTCGACATGCTCACCGACTCCGACGAACTGGACGATGCCCTGGCCGGGTTCCCCGAGCGCTGGCCGATCGCCGGGCTCAACCTGCCGGTCAGCTACGTGTTCGAGCCCGGGCACGAGCGCGACGGGGTCGCCGTCCGCGTGCCGCTCGCCCAGCTCAACCAGTTGGAGCCCGAGCCGTTCAGCTGGCAGGTGCCGGGACTTCGCCTGGAGCTGGCCACCGAACTCGTCAGAGCGTTGCCCAAGCAGGTGCGTACGAACTTCGTGCCCGCCCCCGATCACGCGCGCAATGCCCTCACGTGGCTGGAAGACCACTCGCCGGATCACGAACGCCGATTCTGTGACGAGCTCGGCCGCGCGCTGAGGGCGCTGACCGGCGTCGTGGTGGACGCGGATCAGTGGCGGCCCGACCTGGTTCCCGCGCACCTGCGGGTCGGCTTCGAGGTGACCTCCCCGGGTAAGCCGTCGCGCTACGGACGCGATCTCGCGGCGCTACGGCAGGAGCTGTCCCAGCAGGTCAGCCGGACGATCACCCGTGCGGCGCCGAAGGCGGTGGAGGCCACGTCGTGGACGTTCGGCACCATCGAGCCCCAGGTGCAGATCCGCCGGTCGGGCATCACGGCCGTCGGATATCCGGCGCTCAAGGACCTCGGCCGCGCGGTCACGGTCGTCATGGCGACCACGCCCGAGCAGCAGGCCGCGAGCCACAGGCTCGGCGTGCGGCGCCTGCTCGTCCTGGTCAACCCCGATCCGACGCGGTGGACCGTCTCGCACCTCAGCAACGCCGAGAAGCTCGTGCTGCCGACGGGGCCCTACCCGTCGGTGCCCAGTCTGCTGGCGGACGCGCGGCTGAAAGCCGTGGATCAATGCGCCCGCCGGGTGACCGACCCTGCGTCGGTCAGGGACGAGGCCGCCTTCGAGCGTCTCGCCCTGGCGGTGAGGCAGGAACAGGCCGATCAGATGCGGCGTGTGGTGACCACCGCGGCGAGCGTCCTCGAACTCGCCCGGGAGGTGCGGGCGAAGGCTGCGCGGGTGCCGTCCATCGGCGCCGAGGTGCTCGGACAGCTCGACAATCTGGTGTTCGATGGGTTCATCTCCTACATCCGCGATCCCTGGTACGACCACCTGCCCCGCTACCTCAAGGCGATGATCGCGAGACTCGACCTGGCTGCCGCCAACCCGGCGCGCGAAGCGCAACTCATTGCCCCGATCGACGAGGTGAGCGACGAGTACGACGATCTGGTCGGTGCGCTCCCGCCGGGCCGGATGCCGGATGCCGTGGACGACGTCGGGTTCTGGATCGAGGAACTTCGCGTCCAGGCGTTCGCGCAGACCCTCGGCACCTCGCTGACGGTGTCGCCGAAGCGGATCAGGAAGGCGATCGCGGCGCTCCCGTAG
- a CDS encoding LysR family transcriptional regulator, producing MAWPDLAALELLVRVGELESLTRAASACGIAQPNASRTIGRLERQLGHALVVRSSTGSRLTPTGALVAQWASPLLSGAVQFTAALASLGAELRHELAILASQTVAECYAPRWLAEYHRTRPDTAVRMSVHNSTQIMDALSAGDERLGLVETPTLRPGLARRLIGHDQLVVVVGRGHAWARRRRPLSLAQLAVTSLVVREQGSGTRETLDRALARFDPVPPELVVSSNAGVLASVAAGAGPAVLSERAVSAAVSLGQVRPVPVDEPQRLRRPLHAVWNPGAPLLGAASELLALVQAASRPTGAPRSPS from the coding sequence ATGGCTTGGCCTGATCTTGCGGCTCTGGAACTCCTCGTTCGCGTGGGCGAACTGGAAAGCCTCACGCGCGCCGCGAGCGCCTGCGGCATCGCCCAACCCAATGCGTCCCGGACGATCGGCCGGCTCGAACGCCAGCTCGGTCACGCACTCGTCGTGCGCTCGTCGACCGGGTCGAGGCTCACTCCGACAGGCGCCCTGGTCGCCCAATGGGCCTCGCCCCTGCTCTCGGGGGCTGTGCAGTTCACCGCCGCGTTGGCGTCGCTCGGTGCGGAGCTCCGTCACGAGTTGGCCATCCTCGCCTCTCAGACGGTGGCCGAGTGCTATGCACCGCGGTGGCTCGCGGAGTACCACCGCACCAGGCCCGACACGGCGGTCAGGATGTCGGTGCACAACTCCACCCAGATCATGGACGCGCTGTCGGCCGGCGACGAGAGGCTCGGCCTCGTCGAGACCCCCACCCTGCGTCCCGGCCTCGCCCGACGCCTGATCGGCCACGACCAGCTCGTGGTCGTCGTCGGACGGGGGCACGCGTGGGCGCGGCGGCGCAGGCCGCTGTCGCTCGCCCAGTTGGCAGTGACAAGCCTGGTGGTGCGCGAGCAGGGCTCGGGCACCCGCGAGACGCTCGACCGGGCGCTCGCACGGTTCGACCCGGTGCCCCCGGAGCTCGTCGTCAGCAGCAACGCCGGCGTCCTGGCGAGTGTCGCCGCCGGCGCTGGACCGGCTGTCCTCAGCGAACGCGCCGTCTCGGCGGCCGTGTCGCTCGGCCAGGTGCGTCCCGTCCCGGTGGACGAGCCCCAGCGCCTGCGCCGTCCGCTCCATGCCGTGTGGAACCCCGGCGCGCCGTTGCTCGGCGCCGCGAGCGAACTCCTGGCCCTGGTGCAGGCGGCCTCGCGTCCTACGGGAGCGCCGCGATCGCCTTCCTGA
- a CDS encoding YeiH family protein has translation MSTSIWWTTQGSATVAGVKSIPARERAIAADTPTPSSLVKGLLACAVIAAAAVIVNRFVPTISALLVAIVAGAVVGNVRPVPSAWRPGIAVASKTLLRAGIVLLGLQVPIASLLGLGWPTLLLVVCVVTLGVGGTVLIGRLLGVPPRMTALIACGCSICGAAAVAAARETVGADDEETASALALVVVFGTIAIPVTPALAHLLGLSSHAAGVWVGGSVHEVAQVVAAAAIVGGDAMTVAVVVKLARVVLLAAVMAALGIAMRRSDEPHTGGRRPPLVPGFVLGFLAMVVVGSIVSVPAGLAAAVKLVQTFCLAMAMAALGTGIVVGRLRGIGARPVVLGVIASLIVSAVALTGTLLIG, from the coding sequence ATGTCCACTTCGATCTGGTGGACCACCCAGGGATCGGCCACAGTGGCTGGGGTGAAGTCCATTCCTGCTCGTGAACGAGCGATCGCCGCTGACACACCCACCCCGTCCTCCCTGGTGAAGGGCCTGCTGGCGTGCGCCGTCATCGCGGCCGCAGCGGTGATCGTCAACCGGTTCGTCCCCACCATCAGCGCGCTCCTGGTGGCCATCGTCGCCGGAGCGGTGGTGGGAAACGTACGTCCGGTGCCGTCGGCGTGGCGTCCCGGGATCGCGGTGGCATCGAAGACCCTGCTGCGTGCCGGCATCGTCCTGCTGGGTCTTCAGGTGCCGATCGCTTCGCTCCTCGGACTGGGGTGGCCCACGCTGCTGTTGGTGGTGTGCGTGGTGACACTCGGGGTGGGTGGCACGGTGCTGATCGGCCGTTTGCTGGGGGTGCCTCCGCGAATGACCGCGCTCATCGCCTGTGGATGCTCGATCTGTGGTGCGGCCGCGGTCGCGGCAGCCCGTGAGACCGTCGGCGCCGACGACGAGGAGACCGCCTCGGCACTCGCGCTCGTCGTGGTATTCGGCACGATCGCGATCCCGGTCACCCCGGCCCTCGCCCACCTGCTGGGCCTCAGCAGTCACGCCGCCGGGGTCTGGGTGGGAGGCAGCGTCCACGAGGTGGCGCAGGTCGTCGCGGCCGCCGCGATCGTCGGCGGGGACGCCATGACCGTGGCGGTGGTCGTCAAGTTGGCCCGGGTCGTGCTGCTGGCGGCGGTCATGGCTGCGCTGGGAATCGCCATGCGCCGCTCCGATGAGCCCCACACGGGCGGACGCCGTCCCCCGCTGGTCCCGGGATTCGTTCTCGGGTTCCTGGCCATGGTCGTCGTCGGTTCGATCGTCAGCGTGCCGGCGGGGTTGGCCGCGGCCGTGAAGCTCGTTCAGACTTTCTGCCTGGCGATGGCGATGGCCGCGCTGGGAACCGGCATCGTCGTGGGGAGGCTGCGCGGTATCGGGGCCCGTCCCGTGGTGCTGGGCGTGATCGCCTCCCTGATCGTGTCTGCGGTCGCCCTCACCGGCACGCTCCTGATCGGGTGA